One window of Botrimarina mediterranea genomic DNA carries:
- a CDS encoding sulfatase-like hydrolase/transferase, with product MPFRAALLVAFLAIAGALAPVPACAADKPNIVIVVVDGLGDLATPLGGANAILPDPEYRARLTPNLDRLAMLGATFTNAQAVDTLEPPEVLSLGRDGDSVALLLKAAGYTTAGTGLPKDAEEGWDEVRTYEQKAVKPHRIDGGPKNVELNLGWPIPTWGRLVPIDKRRKDDQSIEAWEGLTESLDDQLAAAWAAEQVRTKGADTPQQFVYVELLGPAVPYRGFVAPGVFFDRFPLDQIKVPPFDPGDLKDLPEGHWKKGHASASLSDDDRLAVIQAYLATVSAADYAIGKVVDAVEELNSDEVKSNDWTLVVVSKRGTPLGQKGVWAFSPWEAATNANLMIYAPQITTAEQRVTTPVGIGSVAPTVAVLAGVESPRPTGDNLMSLLPIKEHLPGVVALTTVGERALSVRSHRFRLVRYDDGGEELYDHDHDGEELFNLLHPSQAAKVKLFGMSETQVEAVKQWLSQRLDEALAQRAKPGHPSAIDDLLPGDFNNDGRVDAADSTVWRDNLGKEVPVGAAGDGDFDGRVEQDDRPIWLDNYGRKREPAPVE from the coding sequence ATGCCGTTCCGAGCCGCACTCCTCGTCGCATTCCTCGCCATCGCCGGCGCTCTCGCGCCCGTCCCCGCCTGTGCCGCCGACAAGCCGAACATCGTGATTGTGGTCGTCGATGGCCTGGGAGACCTCGCCACGCCGCTCGGCGGCGCCAACGCGATCCTGCCGGACCCCGAGTACCGTGCGCGGCTGACGCCGAACCTTGACCGCCTGGCGATGCTCGGCGCGACGTTTACCAACGCACAGGCGGTGGACACGCTTGAGCCGCCGGAAGTGTTGTCGCTGGGACGCGACGGCGATTCGGTTGCGCTACTGCTCAAGGCCGCGGGCTACACGACGGCAGGGACGGGTCTGCCAAAGGACGCGGAAGAAGGCTGGGACGAGGTGCGGACGTACGAGCAGAAGGCGGTAAAGCCTCACCGCATTGACGGCGGGCCGAAGAACGTCGAATTGAATTTAGGCTGGCCGATACCAACATGGGGACGACTTGTTCCGATCGATAAACGCCGCAAAGATGATCAGTCGATCGAGGCGTGGGAAGGGCTCACCGAATCTCTCGACGACCAACTCGCCGCCGCTTGGGCCGCCGAACAAGTACGAACCAAGGGCGCCGACACGCCGCAGCAGTTCGTCTACGTCGAACTATTAGGCCCCGCTGTGCCGTATCGCGGGTTCGTCGCGCCGGGCGTCTTCTTCGATCGATTCCCCCTCGATCAGATCAAAGTTCCTCCCTTCGATCCCGGGGACCTGAAAGACCTCCCCGAAGGACATTGGAAGAAAGGCCACGCCTCGGCGTCACTCTCCGACGACGACCGGCTCGCCGTCATCCAGGCGTACCTCGCCACGGTTTCCGCCGCTGACTACGCGATCGGCAAAGTGGTTGACGCTGTGGAAGAGTTGAACAGCGATGAAGTCAAATCCAACGACTGGACGCTCGTCGTGGTCTCAAAGCGTGGGACGCCCCTCGGTCAGAAAGGCGTCTGGGCGTTCTCACCCTGGGAGGCCGCTACGAATGCCAACCTCATGATCTACGCGCCCCAGATAACTACCGCCGAGCAGCGAGTCACGACACCGGTCGGCATCGGCAGCGTGGCGCCAACGGTCGCGGTGCTCGCAGGGGTCGAGTCGCCACGTCCTACCGGCGACAACCTCATGTCACTCTTACCCATCAAGGAACATTTGCCCGGCGTCGTTGCGCTGACGACCGTTGGCGAACGGGCTCTCAGTGTTCGCTCGCACCGCTTCCGACTCGTCCGCTACGATGACGGCGGCGAGGAACTTTACGACCACGATCACGACGGCGAAGAACTCTTCAACCTGCTCCATCCGAGTCAGGCGGCAAAGGTCAAACTCTTCGGCATGAGCGAAACGCAGGTCGAAGCGGTGAAGCAATGGCTCAGCCAACGTCTCGACGAGGCGCTTGCGCAGCGCGCCAAGCCCGGCCACCCCTCCGCCATCGACGATCTCCTCCCCGGAGATTTCAACAATGACGGTCGTGTTGACGCCGCCGACTCGACCGTCTGGCGCGACAATCTTGGCAAGGAAGTGCCCGTCGGCGCGGCGGGCGATGGCGATTTCGACGGCCGCGTCGAGCAAGACGACCGCCCCATCTGGCTCGATAACTACGGACGCAAGCGAGAGCCGGCGCCTGTCGAGTAA
- a CDS encoding ribulokinase: protein MADKFAIGVDYGTNSVRALVVNTATGDEIGTAVYDYPSGDAGILLDPRDPNVARQNPADYIDGFIDSVKKAVEQAKATAGFSPEAVVGIGVDTTGSTPIPVDADGVALACKDEFKGNPAAHAWLWKDHTSYAEAEEISRKARERGEPYLAKCGGVYSSEWYWSKITHCMRTAPEVAAAAASWVELADFVPAYVTGNPAPDKLARCICAAGHKALYHESWDGLPSAEFLEAVEPGLSRFRYTTKAVPSDHKAGDLTADIAAKVGLPAGVPVAVGAFDAHHGAVGAGAGDGTLVKIMGTSTCDCLPSPLENALPDIPGLCGIVPESILPGYYGLEAGQSAVGDIFNWFVKRLTPASYGEGGDAHVRLTEEAAKLRPGATGLVALDWNNGNRTILVDPLLTGLLIGQTLHTTAAEVYRALVEATAFGALTIIKRVEEYGVSVKEVVNCGGIAEKNAFVMQVYADVCNRPMKVSRSAQTCALGAAIFGAVVGGAHASAVDAQKAMTGVKEKVYTPIPENAAVYAELYEVYRTLHDAFGTKEWTGSLHHVMKDLIAIRERARKR from the coding sequence GTGGCAGATAAGTTTGCGATCGGCGTCGATTACGGCACCAACAGCGTCCGCGCGCTCGTGGTTAACACCGCGACCGGAGACGAGATCGGCACGGCCGTCTACGACTACCCATCGGGCGACGCCGGCATCCTGCTCGACCCGCGCGACCCGAACGTCGCACGCCAGAACCCGGCCGACTACATCGATGGCTTTATCGACTCGGTAAAGAAGGCGGTCGAGCAGGCGAAGGCAACGGCCGGCTTCTCGCCGGAGGCGGTGGTCGGGATCGGCGTCGATACGACCGGCTCGACGCCGATCCCGGTGGACGCCGATGGCGTCGCCCTCGCCTGTAAGGACGAGTTCAAGGGCAACCCCGCCGCGCACGCTTGGCTGTGGAAAGACCACACCTCGTACGCCGAGGCCGAAGAGATCTCGCGCAAGGCCCGCGAGCGCGGCGAGCCCTACCTCGCCAAGTGCGGCGGCGTGTACTCGTCTGAGTGGTACTGGTCGAAGATCACGCACTGCATGCGGACCGCGCCGGAAGTCGCAGCCGCGGCGGCGAGCTGGGTCGAGCTGGCCGACTTTGTGCCCGCCTATGTCACCGGCAATCCGGCGCCGGACAAGCTCGCACGTTGCATCTGCGCGGCGGGCCACAAGGCGCTGTACCACGAGTCGTGGGACGGCCTGCCGAGCGCCGAGTTTCTGGAGGCGGTCGAGCCGGGGCTGAGCCGGTTCCGCTACACGACCAAGGCCGTGCCGTCGGACCACAAGGCGGGCGACCTGACGGCCGACATCGCCGCGAAGGTCGGCTTGCCGGCGGGCGTGCCCGTGGCGGTCGGGGCGTTCGACGCGCACCACGGCGCGGTCGGCGCCGGCGCCGGCGACGGGACGCTTGTGAAGATTATGGGCACCAGCACGTGCGACTGTCTGCCGTCGCCGCTGGAGAACGCGCTCCCCGACATACCGGGTCTGTGCGGCATCGTCCCCGAGTCGATCCTGCCGGGTTACTATGGCCTCGAAGCGGGCCAGTCGGCGGTCGGCGACATCTTCAATTGGTTCGTGAAGCGGCTCACGCCCGCCTCCTACGGCGAGGGGGGCGACGCCCACGTGCGCCTCACCGAAGAGGCCGCCAAGCTCCGCCCGGGAGCGACGGGCCTCGTGGCGCTCGATTGGAACAACGGCAACCGGACCATCCTGGTCGATCCGCTGCTGACCGGCCTGCTGATCGGACAGACGCTGCACACCACGGCGGCGGAAGTTTATCGGGCGCTAGTCGAGGCGACGGCCTTCGGGGCGCTGACGATCATCAAGCGCGTCGAGGAGTACGGCGTCTCGGTGAAGGAAGTCGTCAACTGCGGCGGCATCGCCGAGAAGAACGCCTTCGTGATGCAGGTCTACGCCGACGTCTGCAATCGCCCGATGAAGGTGAGCCGTTCGGCCCAGACCTGTGCCTTGGGGGCGGCGATCTTCGGCGCAGTCGTCGGCGGCGCTCACGCCTCGGCGGTCGACGCCCAGAAGGCGATGACCGGCGTCAAGGAGAAGGTCTACACGCCGATCCCCGAGAACGCCGCCGTCTACGCCGAGCTGTACGAGGTCTACCGCACCCTGCACGACGCCTTCGGGACTAAGGAATGGACCGGCTCGCTGCACCACGTGATGAAGGACCTCATCGCCATCCGCGAGCGCGCCCGGAAGCGC